One Rosa chinensis cultivar Old Blush chromosome 5, RchiOBHm-V2, whole genome shotgun sequence genomic region harbors:
- the LOC112201843 gene encoding reducing polyketide synthase rdc5: MKAILVTKSAGPDEFQIQEVPIPDLKGDEVLIKVKATAVNGSDLIERKRFSAEKVAQPELQVFPLPSTTTLESAACLPYAACTVWSELFTTSELSPFTFWLPKDGDIFRPRLSASETLLVHDDSNGIASFAIQLAKCEGVTTFVTSSEDRRKHYGDLGVYKWVDYNDFVAQEGKALGQGVDVILNVLGPGHFQRNLSCLNKGGRLISIGDFCTNNMDSFGRLPKLADDSLSRKLIGVVNAAAAFRHRSRVSKELIVKEVQDNVWPHIEKGMLKPSFHSKIFTFSEVKEAHQLMESGQHFGKILLVPDDA; encoded by the exons ATGAAGGCCATATTGGTAACTAAGTCGGCCGGTCCAGATGAATTTCAAATACAAGAAGTGCCCATCCCAGACCTTAAAGGTGATGAAGTCTTAATAAAGGTCAAAGCTACTGCGGTCAATGGATCTGACTTAATTGAGAGAAAAAGGTTTTCAG CTGAGAAAGTGGCACAGCCAGAATTGCAAGTTTTTCCTCTACCAAGTACCACTACCTTGGAATCCGCTGCTTGTCTACCATATGCTGCATGCACGGTCTGGTCAGAACTTTTTACAACTAGTGAACTGTCTCCTTTCACCTTTTGGTTACCTAAAGATGGAGACATATTTAGGCCGAGGCTATCTGCTAGTGAAACACTTTTG GTTCATGATGACTCTAATGGAATTGCTAGTTTTGCAATTCAATTAGCTAAATGTGAAGGAGTAACCACGTTTGTGACATCAAGTGAAGACCGCAGAAAACATTATGGCGATCTTGGAGTTTATAAGTGGGTTGATTACAATGACTTTGTAGCACAAGAGGGCAAAGCTTTAGGTCAAG GTGTTGATGTGATTTTGAATGTTCTTGGGCCTGGACATTTTCAACGAAATTTATCTTGCTTGAATAAAGGTGGGAGGCTTATTTCCATTGGTGACTTTTGCACAAATAACATGGATTCTTTTGGAAGACTTCCAAAACTGGCGGATGATAGCCTATCGCGCAAACTCATTGGAG TTGTGAATGCAGCGGCTGCCTTCCGACACAGGAGTAGAGTATCGAAGGAGTTGATCGTTAAGGAGGTGCAAGACAATGTGTGGCCTCATATTGAAAAAGGCATGTTGAAACCTTCATTCCACTCCAAAATTTTCACATTCTCTGAAGTAAAGGAGGCTCATCAGCTTATGGAAAGTGGCCAGCATTTTGGAAAAATACTGCTAGTTCCTGATGATGCTTAA